The following proteins come from a genomic window of Rhodoligotrophos sp. CJ14:
- a CDS encoding CgeB family protein: MQPPLKIIVLGLSLSSSWGNGHATTYRGLLAALNRLGHKVLFLERDVPWYANHRDLAEPDFCELRYYESIDDLSGRFQTLIRDADAVIIGSYVPEGVAVIDAVAKIAPRTLCFYDIDTPVTLAKLRRGDHEYLAARQVPLFDVYYSFSGGPVLDVLETEFGARFAAALYCSADPDRYRPTGEAIEWDLGYLGTYSPDRQPTLERLLIEPARCLPNMRFVVAGPQYPADIEWPANVDRIDHLPPAEHPSFYSRQRFSLNVTRADMIEAGWSPSVRLFEAAACGTPIISDNWDGLDSLFTEDEAILIARSSDDVVNILSKMTEAKRSSIGAEARSRVLSQHTGEARAHELLICLGTCWRQSRFVQQAGA; encoded by the coding sequence ATGCAGCCCCCGCTCAAGATCATCGTGCTCGGGCTTTCGCTCTCGTCCTCCTGGGGCAATGGGCATGCCACCACCTATCGCGGACTTCTCGCCGCCCTTAACCGGCTCGGACACAAGGTCCTGTTCCTCGAGCGCGACGTGCCCTGGTATGCGAACCATCGCGACCTCGCCGAGCCTGATTTTTGCGAGCTGCGTTATTACGAGAGCATAGACGACCTCAGCGGCCGCTTTCAGACGCTCATCAGAGACGCGGATGCGGTGATCATCGGCTCCTATGTGCCCGAGGGTGTCGCCGTCATCGATGCGGTCGCGAAGATTGCCCCGCGCACTCTGTGCTTCTATGACATCGATACGCCGGTGACCCTTGCCAAGCTCAGGCGCGGTGATCATGAATATCTCGCCGCCCGCCAGGTGCCGTTGTTTGATGTCTATTACTCATTCTCCGGCGGCCCGGTCCTGGATGTTCTCGAGACGGAGTTCGGGGCGCGCTTTGCAGCAGCCCTTTACTGCTCGGCCGACCCCGATCGCTACAGGCCAACGGGTGAGGCCATTGAATGGGATCTCGGCTATCTCGGCACCTATAGTCCCGATCGGCAGCCCACATTGGAGCGCTTGCTGATCGAGCCGGCAAGGTGCCTGCCGAACATGCGCTTCGTGGTGGCGGGACCACAATATCCGGCCGATATCGAGTGGCCCGCCAATGTCGACAGGATCGATCATCTGCCCCCGGCGGAGCATCCCTCCTTCTACAGCCGGCAGCGCTTCAGCCTGAACGTCACCCGCGCGGATATGATCGAAGCCGGGTGGTCGCCGAGCGTGCGGCTGTTCGAGGCGGCCGCCTGCGGCACGCCAATCATCAGCGATAATTGGGACGGGTTAGACAGCCTGTTTACTGAAGACGAGGCCATCTTAATTGCTCGGTCAAGCGATGATGTCGTTAACATCTTATCAAAGATGACCGAAGCAAAACGAAGCTCGATAGGAGCTGAAGCGCGATCGCGCGTGTTGAGCCAACATACTGGCGAAGCACGCGCACACGAACTTCTCATATGCCTGGGAACCTGTTGGCGCCAAAGTCGTTTTGTACAGCAAGCGGGCGCTTGA
- a CDS encoding CgeB family protein has translation MKIAFYGSSLLSSYWNGAATYYRGLLRALAARGYDITFYEPDVYDRQKNRDIDPPDWCKVVVYDGTLDALKAVTAQAREADVVVKASGVGFEDDALLAHILAAARPGALKIFWDVDAPATLAELKANPDHPLRKALSRLDLVLTYGGGDPVVEAYRGIGARDCIPIYNALDPETHHPVTRDERFAADLAFLGNRLPDREARVEAFFLEPAASLPGQRFLLGGAGWQDKPMSPNVAYIGHVSTRDHNAFNVTPKAVLNISRESMAQNGFSPATRVFEAAGAAACLITDAWVGLDLFLKEGDEVLVARDGKDVAALLGELDGARARRIGENARARVLREHTYAHRAAQVDRILQHKPANLAREVVP, from the coding sequence ATGAAGATCGCATTCTACGGCTCAAGCCTTCTCTCGTCCTATTGGAACGGCGCAGCAACCTATTATCGCGGTCTGCTGCGCGCGCTCGCCGCCCGTGGCTATGACATCACCTTCTATGAACCGGATGTCTATGACCGGCAGAAGAACCGCGATATCGATCCGCCAGACTGGTGCAAGGTCGTCGTCTATGACGGAACGCTCGATGCCCTCAAGGCCGTAACCGCCCAAGCGCGCGAGGCAGACGTGGTGGTGAAGGCAAGCGGCGTCGGCTTCGAAGATGATGCGCTGCTTGCCCATATTCTGGCGGCCGCGCGGCCGGGCGCACTGAAGATCTTCTGGGATGTGGATGCGCCAGCCACCCTTGCGGAGCTCAAGGCCAATCCAGACCATCCCTTGCGGAAAGCGTTAAGCCGGCTTGACCTCGTTCTCACCTATGGGGGTGGGGACCCTGTGGTCGAGGCGTATCGCGGGATCGGTGCCAGGGACTGTATCCCGATCTATAACGCGCTTGATCCGGAGACGCACCACCCGGTGACCAGAGATGAGCGGTTCGCGGCCGATCTCGCCTTTCTCGGCAATCGGCTGCCGGACCGGGAGGCACGGGTCGAAGCCTTTTTCCTCGAGCCGGCGGCGAGCCTGCCCGGCCAGCGCTTTCTGCTCGGTGGTGCGGGCTGGCAGGATAAGCCGATGTCGCCGAACGTCGCCTATATCGGCCATGTCTCGACGCGCGATCACAACGCCTTCAACGTCACGCCGAAAGCCGTGCTCAATATCAGCCGCGAGAGCATGGCGCAGAACGGATTTTCGCCGGCAACGCGCGTGTTCGAGGCGGCCGGAGCCGCCGCCTGCCTCATTACCGATGCCTGGGTGGGGCTCGACTTGTTCCTCAAGGAGGGTGATGAGGTGCTGGTTGCCCGTGACGGCAAGGACGTGGCGGCACTGCTTGGCGAGCTTGATGGGGCGCGCGCCCGCAGGATTGGCGAGAATGCCCGAGCGCGCGTGCTGCGCGAGCATACCTATGCCCACCGCGCGGCGCAGGTTGACCGCATCCTTCAGCACAAGCCGGCCAACCTCGCGCGCGAGGTCGTGCCATGA
- a CDS encoding CgeB family protein, producing the protein MRFALYTHSLVSDWNHGNAHFLRGILRDLIARGHEVIALEPEKGWSRENLVKDQGQAALDRFIADFPELRTTIYGAAFDHEAALSQADVVIVHEWTNPELIARIGRMRRNGHDFTLLFHDTHHRAVSAREEIANLMLEDYDGILAFGETLRQRYLRTGWGRQVFTWHEAADDRLFRPLPEVAREKDLIWIGNWGDNERSAEISSFLIEPARRLRLSGTVRGVRYPQDAVSELSTTGLRYGGWIANADVPRAFAQHRVTVHIPRRPYVEALPGIPTIRVFEALACGIPLISAPWDDAEDLFRPGEDFLFARDGEHMTKLIADLLADRDHAAKLAASGLETIRARHTCRHRVDELFAILESCGTDRVSRQLPTPQAAQ; encoded by the coding sequence ATGCGCTTCGCACTCTATACCCATTCGCTGGTCTCCGATTGGAACCACGGCAATGCCCATTTCCTGCGCGGCATCCTGCGCGACCTGATCGCACGCGGGCATGAGGTTATCGCCTTGGAGCCCGAAAAGGGATGGAGCCGCGAGAACCTGGTGAAGGATCAGGGACAGGCGGCGCTCGATCGGTTCATCGCCGATTTTCCCGAGCTGCGGACCACCATCTATGGCGCCGCGTTCGATCATGAGGCCGCCCTCTCGCAAGCGGATGTGGTGATCGTGCATGAATGGACCAATCCTGAGCTCATCGCCCGGATTGGCCGCATGCGGCGGAACGGTCACGATTTCACTCTGCTGTTCCATGACACGCATCACCGCGCCGTGTCGGCCCGCGAGGAGATCGCCAATCTCATGCTCGAGGATTATGACGGGATCCTCGCCTTCGGAGAGACGCTGCGGCAGCGCTATCTCAGAACCGGCTGGGGCCGGCAGGTCTTCACCTGGCATGAAGCGGCCGATGACCGGCTGTTCCGCCCCCTGCCGGAGGTCGCGCGAGAGAAAGACCTTATCTGGATCGGCAATTGGGGCGATAATGAGCGCAGCGCCGAGATCTCGAGCTTCCTCATCGAGCCGGCGCGACGCCTTAGGCTTTCCGGCACAGTGCGGGGGGTGCGCTATCCGCAGGATGCCGTCTCGGAGCTCTCAACCACGGGACTGCGCTATGGCGGGTGGATTGCGAACGCGGATGTGCCGCGCGCCTTCGCCCAGCATCGGGTGACCGTACACATCCCGCGCCGCCCCTATGTGGAAGCCCTGCCCGGCATTCCCACGATCCGCGTCTTCGAGGCACTCGCCTGTGGCATTCCTCTGATTTCAGCGCCCTGGGATGATGCGGAAGACCTGTTCCGGCCCGGCGAGGATTTCCTGTTCGCGCGGGATGGCGAGCACATGACCAAGCTCATTGCAGACTTGCTTGCCGACCGTGATCACGCAGCCAAGCTTGCTGCCTCGGGGCTCGAGACGATCCGTGCCCGTCATACCTGCCGGCACCGGGTCGATGAGCTCTTCGCCATCCTGGAAAGCTGCGGCACTGACCGCGTCAGCCGTCAACTTCCCACACCTCAGGCCGCCCAATGA